One Nitrosarchaeum sp. DNA window includes the following coding sequences:
- a CDS encoding ribonuclease P protein component 4, with protein sequence MQILINSAISNAKMNPVLSQRQALLAQRISTRHKIRMPYELKIVFCKKCKSFIAPGINSKIRLGRTSIKSIRISCNLCGHTYRKIIAQ encoded by the coding sequence ATGCAGATTTTAATTAATAGTGCAATTTCTAACGCAAAAATGAATCCCGTACTATCTCAGAGACAGGCATTGCTGGCACAAAGAATTAGTACAAGACACAAAATTCGAATGCCTTATGAATTAAAAATTGTTTTCTGTAAAAAATGTAAATCATTTATCGCCCCAGGAATAAATTCTAAAATTCGATTAGGCAGAACATCAATAAAGTCGATCAGAATTTCGTGTAACCTTTGTGGGCATACTTATCGTAAAATAATAGCTCAATGA
- a CDS encoding 30S ribosomal protein S19e, with protein sequence MAKVYDVPSDVLISRLASILKNEDIPAPSWTPFVKTGAHADKPPQDRDWWHTRCASLMRKIYLHGPLGINELRKIYGGGRPSGYGAAHHKDAGGAIIRNAIQGLEKLGYVEKVEKKGRVISKKGMQKLDRLSTEILNELIVVNPQLKIYS encoded by the coding sequence ATGGCAAAGGTATACGACGTACCATCTGATGTATTGATTAGTAGATTAGCATCTATTTTAAAAAATGAAGATATTCCTGCTCCTTCTTGGACTCCATTTGTAAAAACTGGAGCTCATGCAGATAAACCACCTCAAGACAGAGATTGGTGGCATACAAGATGTGCATCACTAATGAGAAAAATTTACCTTCATGGTCCACTTGGAATTAACGAATTAAGAAAAATTTATGGTGGAGGTAGACCATCTGGATATGGTGCTGCTCATCATAAAGATGCTGGAGGCGCAATAATTCGTAATGCAATTCAAGGATTAGAAAAGCTTGGATATGTTGAGAAAGTTGAGAAAAAAGGTCGTGTCATTTCAAAAAAAGGAATGCAAAAATTAGATAGATTATCAACAGAAATTCTAAACGAACTGATCGTTGTAAATCCTCAACTAAAAATATACTCTTAG